The Aspergillus nidulans FGSC A4 chromosome VII nucleotide sequence AACAACAATAAACATCCATGAGCTCGCACCATGGAACATTCCGCTCTGGTACCATGGCTTGTTGCCGAGAATGGCATGCTCCCCAGCTCCATTGACATTCCGACATCTTCGGGGCTTCGCGATCTAGCCTTCCTTTTTGACGTTTATCCGTCTAATCAGCCGAGGATGCATTCCACAAAGAACCAATCCAAGAGCTCTGGCCAACTTCTCCGCGCAGGGTTGTAAAATTCCTTGAAGCTCGTGCGTCCACGCGACACAGCTTCATGCAAGATGAAAACAATCTGGGAGATCGAGTCATTCCTTGACCGCGGTGTATCTCTTGATCAGAAATGTTGCGACGAAAACTACCGACGGCAGCCCTCAAATTATCCTTATGCTAAAGCGGGATGGTCGACCCCATCGCTCTTTCGCTGAACCAGACGTGGAGTAGTTCTTGTCCGCATTACCTTACTCCGCAGCTACTGCAGAGCACCGACATTATTACACAATAGTATTTCTCTTCTTGCGAGCCATCTGAGCTGTTTAGAGAAAGCGCACTTACTGCCGTGCCCTCACCACTTGTATTTACGTATACTAAGACCTTGTTGATGACCGGGGCAAGCCTCGTGACTTGCTATTACTCACCTACGCATTGGCGGCAGTTAGTCAACAATTGTAAAAGTGCAATGCATGGTTCAGAACGGTTTGGTATCTTTGCGGCCGTTAACTATTTCATGTACATTGTATAAGGTTTTATTGCGATTCCAGCTGCCTCTCCAGCTCGATACTCTCGCTGAAAGCTTCCTTCAATGCCGCTGCTTCCTCCGATGAAGGCGCAACGCACGGCCGCCGCGGCTGCTGTCCATATCCGCGATAGGATTGCAGTGCACTCTTAACAGCCACAAACCCGCCCTTAATTGCGAGCCAGTCCGCACGGGCCACTATAGCCTGCACTTTTTGCGCCTCTTCGACACGGCCGGCACGGTAGAGTTCCATGATCCGGACACAGGCACGAGGGATGATATTGGCAGTACCGGCAATAACCCCTGCGCCGCCCCCGATAAGAGTCTGAAGAGTGAAATCGCACGAGCCCCCGAAGGTGAGGAACGAGGGTCCAGCCTGCGCAACGATACGGGTCAGCTTGCCCGTATTGCCGCAGGTGAGCTTTGTGCCGATGATATTAGGGTGAGAAGAAAGCGCGAGGATGTCGTCGGAAGAGAGGTCGAGCCCCGCAGACGCGCCGGGGAAATTGTAGATGAGGACGGGGATCGGAGAAGCGTCTGCGACGGCGCGGAAGTGGTCGAGTAAGGCAGCGGATGACACAAGACTCTTGTAATAGCTCGGcgggaggacgaggacatAGTCACCGccggcggccgcggcgtCTTTGCAGAGGTTGATGGTTTCGCGAGTGGAGGGGGCACCGGTGCCCACGATTACGGGCATGGAGGTGGCGCCGACAGAGTCGAGAGCATGCCGAGTCGCAGAGGTAATGAGATTGCG carries:
- a CDS encoding dihydrodipicolinate synthase family protein (transcript_id=CADANIAT00008128); the protein is MANRPLVPGVYVPTVAFFAENEDVDVATVEKHAAYLAKSGVAGIVVQGSNGEAVHLDREERNLITSATRHALDSVGATSMPVIVGTGAPSTRETINLCKDAAAAGGDYVLVLPPSYYKSLVSSAALLDHFRAVADASPIPVLIYNFPGASAGLDLSSDDILALSSHPNIIGTKLTCGNTGKLTRIVAQAGPSFLTFGGSCDFTLQTLIGGGAGVIAGTANIIPRACVRIMELYRAGRVEEAQKVQAIVARADWLAIKGGFVAVKSALQSYRGYGQQPRRPCVAPSSEEAAALKEAFSESIELERQLESQ